A genomic segment from Necator americanus strain Aroian chromosome III, whole genome shotgun sequence encodes:
- a CDS encoding hypothetical protein (NECATOR_CHRIII.G9096.T2), whose translation MNKYKKLKGDYDSTSCARHIWSDSEEEEEEGDEVELEFMHEPVYSDEDIVDDSPFETLLMKPKRLEWMLSELRGFENPDIKLEQYETSPELAIAIVDSIDRLVGLDGRFVADLGCGCGMLMSTVALAHEPAAVVGFDLDNCALSICKENLEDLEIDDRCDLVRTDALEIPDGFRSDFDVVIMNPPFGTKNNAGMDIRFVRAGLEILRPGGSLFSLHKSSTRDHILKTANKWDDADARCVAQLRWNLPATYKFHKKKSVDIDVDLIHYKKI comes from the exons atgaacaaatacaaaaaactaAAGGGAGACTATGATAGCACATCCT GTGCTCGACATATTTGGTCAGAttccgaagaagaagaagaagaaggagacgAAGTGGAGCTGGAATTTATGCATGAACCAGTTTATAGTGATGAAGATATTGTCGACGACAGCCCTTTCGAAACTTTGTT GATGAAACCGAAACGATTGGAATGGATGTTGTCAGAATTGCGCGGTTTCGAGAATCCAGACATCAAACTCGAACAATACGAGACCTCTCCTGAGCTAGCTA TAGCTATTGTGGATTCTATTGATCGGCTGGTCGGACTTGACGGACGATTTGTTGCTGATCTCGGCTGCGGTTGTGGAATGTTGATGTCAACAGTTGCACTTGCGCACGAGCCAGCAGCCGTTGTAG GTTTTGACCTGGACAATTGCGCACTTTcaatatgcaaagaaaatcTGGAGGATTTAGAAATTGATGATAG GTGTGATCTAGTAAGAACCGATGCGCTCGAAATCCCCGATGGATTTCGTAGCGATTTCGATGTTGTTATAATGAATCCACCATTTGGAACTAAGAATAACGCAG GTATGGATATACGTTTTGTCAGGGCTGGTCTCGAGATTTTACGTCCGGGCGGCAgccttttttctctgcataaaTCTTCTACAAGAGATCATATACTTAAAACAGCAAATAAATGGGATGATGCAGAT GCAAGATGCGTAGCCCAGCTGCGATGGAATCTCCCTGCCACCTACAAgttccacaagaaaaaatcagtaGATATTGATGTTGATTTGATacattacaagaaaatataa
- a CDS encoding hypothetical protein (NECATOR_CHRIII.G9096.T1): MFWWNRVMNKYKKLKGDYDSTSCARHIWSDSEEEEEEGDEVELEFMHEPVYSDEDIVDDSPFETLLMKPKRLEWMLSELRGFENPDIKLEQYETSPELAIAIVDSIDRLVGLDGRFVADLGCGCGMLMSTVALAHEPAAVVGFDLDNCALSICKENLEDLEIDDRCDLVRTDALEIPDGFRSDFDVVIMNPPFGTKNNAGMDIRFVRAGLEILRPGGSLFSLHKSSTRDHILKTANKWDDADARCVAQLRWNLPATYKFHKKKSVDIDVDLIHYKKI; encoded by the exons ATGTTTTGGTGGAATCGCGTCatgaacaaatacaaaaaactaAAGGGAGACTATGATAGCACATCCT GTGCTCGACATATTTGGTCAGAttccgaagaagaagaagaagaaggagacgAAGTGGAGCTGGAATTTATGCATGAACCAGTTTATAGTGATGAAGATATTGTCGACGACAGCCCTTTCGAAACTTTGTT GATGAAACCGAAACGATTGGAATGGATGTTGTCAGAATTGCGCGGTTTCGAGAATCCAGACATCAAACTCGAACAATACGAGACCTCTCCTGAGCTAGCTA TAGCTATTGTGGATTCTATTGATCGGCTGGTCGGACTTGACGGACGATTTGTTGCTGATCTCGGCTGCGGTTGTGGAATGTTGATGTCAACAGTTGCACTTGCGCACGAGCCAGCAGCCGTTGTAG GTTTTGACCTGGACAATTGCGCACTTTcaatatgcaaagaaaatcTGGAGGATTTAGAAATTGATGATAG GTGTGATCTAGTAAGAACCGATGCGCTCGAAATCCCCGATGGATTTCGTAGCGATTTCGATGTTGTTATAATGAATCCACCATTTGGAACTAAGAATAACGCAG GTATGGATATACGTTTTGTCAGGGCTGGTCTCGAGATTTTACGTCCGGGCGGCAgccttttttctctgcataaaTCTTCTACAAGAGATCATATACTTAAAACAGCAAATAAATGGGATGATGCAGAT GCAAGATGCGTAGCCCAGCTGCGATGGAATCTCCCTGCCACCTACAAgttccacaagaaaaaatcagtaGATATTGATGTTGATTTGATacattacaagaaaatataa
- a CDS encoding hypothetical protein (NECATOR_CHRIII.G9097.T1), with the protein MSKTSKTGLLEPRKMSAELFSLTYGALVTEMLRDYEDPKQVNMRLDKIGFNMGTRLADDFLAKNAHVPKCTDCRQIADVLSKNAIPTYLGVPATVSNWGGGDREFSLIIENNPLTELVEVPASLSTLNYSQIIAGAIRGGLEALHFKVYSSVIENPTNTEIKIKFEQILRDNLPAGEED; encoded by the exons ATGTCTAAAACATCTAAAACTGGTTTGTTGGAACCAAGAAAG ATGAGCGCAGAACTCTTCTCGCTGACATATGGGGCGCTCGTCACCGAAATGTTGAGAGACTACGAGGACCCGAAACAAGTCAACATGCGATTAGATAAG ATCGGTTTTAATATGGGCACGAGGTTGGCTGATGATTTTCTCGCTAAAAATGCTCATGTGCCGAAATGTACTGATTGTCGACAAATAGCAGATGTGTTGTCAAAGAATGCTATCCCTACATATCTAG GTGTGCCTGCAACTGTATCAAACTGGGGCGGTGGTGACCGCGAATTCTCCTTAATTATCGAAAATAATCCGTTGACAGAGCTTGTTGAGGTCCCTGCCTCCCTATCAACTTTGAACTATTCTCAAATAATAGCTGGAGCGATCCGAGGTGGATTGGAGGCTCTTCACTTCAAA GTGTATTCCAGTGTCATAGAAAATCCCACAAATACCGAGATCAAGATtaaatttgaacaaattttgaGAGATAACCTACCTGCCGGTGAGGAGGACTAA